In the genome of Chryseobacterium culicis, the window TTCCTTACATTTGTAGTGCATTCCGGTTTCTAAGGAATGAAATGAGTTTTATATATGACAGACAGACAACATAAGGAAACGGTACATACGGATAAAAACCAATACGAATATATTACGGTAACACATGACGAGAATAACGTCAGAATCTATACTTTGAAAAATGGATTAAAGGTTTTTCTTGCTCAAAATTTTGATGCTCCAAGGATACAGACCTTCATTCCCGTAAGGACAGGAAGCAATAATGATCCGGCTGATAATACAGGGCTTGCTCATTATCTAGAGCATATGATGTTTAAAGGAACTTCTCGTATTGGAACTCAGAACTGGGAAAAGGAAAAGGAACTTCTCGACCAGATCTCGGCATTGTATGAAGCGCATAAAGCAGAACAGCATCCTGAAAAGAAAAAGGAAATCTATAAAAAGATTGATGAAGTTTCTCAGGAAGCCAGTCAATATGCCATTGCCAATGAATATGACAAAGCGATTTCTTCTCTGGGAGCGAGTGGAACCAATGCCCACACCTGGTTTGATGAAACGGTATACAAAAATAATATTCCGAACAACGAGCTTGAAAAATGGCTGAAAATAGAAAAGGAAAGGTTTTCTGAAATTGTACTTCGTCTTTTCCATACCGAGCTGGAATCCGTATATGAGGAGTTTAACAGGGCGCAGGACAATGATACAAGACTTGTGAGTTCCGAACTGATGGATGCTCTTTTTCCTACTCATCCTAATGGGCAGCAAACGACACTGGGAAGGCCGGAGCATTTAAAAAATCCTTCAATGAAGGCTATTCACAAATATTTCGATGAATATTATGTTCCTAATAATTATGCCATGGTATTGGTTGGGGATCTTGATTTTGATAAGACCATTCAGTTAATCGATCACTATTTCGGCACATTACCTTATAAGGAACTTCCTAAGAAGACTCCAATTATTGAACAACCTATTACAAAAGTTGTAACAAGAACAGTGAAAAGCCCTACTACTCCACGCACTCAGCTGGCATGGAGAACAGAAAGCTATGGAACAAGAGAAGCTATGCTGGTGGATGTAATAGCGAATATACTCAGCAACAGAGGGGAAGCCGGATTACTGGATCTGCATATTAATCAGACTCAGAAAATGCTTTGGGCTCAGGCTTTTTCTGTGGGGTTAAGACAGTATGGATATTTTTCCATCGTTGCTGTTCCTAAGGAAACACAAACTCTGGAGGAAGCAAAGAATATGGTACTGGACGAAATTGAACTGATCAAGAAAGGAGATTTTCCGGATTGGATGCTTCCCGCCATCATTAATGATTTCAAACTTCAGAGAATGAAAGGCCTTGAAACAGCTGAAGGTCTTGCTACCACGCTATATGATTCTTATATAAAAGGAAGAACCTGGGAAGAAGAACTGAATGAAATGGATGAGTATGCTTCTTTCACTAAAGAAGATATTGTGAATTTTGCCCATGATTTTTTCAAAGAAAACTATGTGGTTATCAATAAAGAAAAAGGGGTAAATGACAAATTGATCAGGGTTGACAACCCGGGAATCACTCCTGTTAAAATTAACCGTGATACACAATCTGAATTTTTAAAAGATATTTTAGCGGATAAAACCGAGGATATTAAACCTGAGTTTATCGATTATCAGAAAGAAATTATCACAGATCAGCGTAACGGAAAGAAACTAAGCTTCGTAAAGAATAAGTATAACGATATTGCCCAGCTGCATTTTATTTTTCCTTTGGGAAGTGATAATGACAGGGATCTAGGAATTTCCACTCAGCTTCTGCAGTATTTGGGAACAGATACCCATTCACCGGAAGATTTGAAAAAGGAATTTTTCAAAATCGGAATCAGCAATGATTTTAAAACAACAAACAACCAGCTGATTATATCTCTAAGCGGACTGGAAGAAAATATAGAAAAAGGAATTGCTCTTTTACAGCATTGGATGCAGGATGTAAAACCTGATCAGGAAATCTACAATCAGTTTGTGGGTACAGTATTGGAAAACCGTCAGGCTATCAAGAAAGATAAAAACCGTATTATAACTGCTTTAAACAATTACACAAAACTGGGCAGCAACTCACGTTTTACGGATGTCATTTCCAGGGAAGAGCTTGAAAGCAGCAATTCTGAAGTATTCACAGACAGAATGAAAAAGCTTTTCAAATATCCTTACCAGGTATTTTTCTACGGTAAAAATTTTGAAAACTTCAAAGAATATATCGGCCAGTATATAGAAACTGAGAGCCTTCAGATACCCGAAGCCAAGCAATATCCGGAACCTGCAACGGGAGGACATGTCAATTTCATCAACTATGATATGGTTCAGATGGAAATGAGCAAGATTGGTAAAGGAAACGAAGTGAACCCACTTCATTTTGGAAAGATCAATGTTTTCAATGAATATTTTGGAAGAGGATTATCTTCGATTGTTTTCCAGGAAATGCGTGAAAGTAAAAGTCTTGCCTATTCAGCCTATGTTTCTTACGCAGCCAACTCTGAGCTGAAGCACCCTGACTATGTAACCACTTATATCGGAACACAGCCTGACAAACTAATGATTGCAGTGGATACCCTGAACGAACTGATGAACGAACTTCCCGAAGTACCTATTCAGTTTGAGAATGCCAGAAATGCAGCGCTGAAGCAGATTGCTTCAACAAGGGTTACCCGAAATAATATATTTTTTAATACCTTAAGACTGCAGAAGCTCAATATTCATCATGATTTCAGAAAGAATATTTATGAACAGATCCAGAGCCTGGAGTTTGAAGGTATCAAACAGTTTTATCAGACAGAAGTCCAATCAATACATTTTAATACAGCCATTATCGGTAAAAAAGAGAATCTTGATATGGAAGCTGTCAATAAAATGGGAACATTTAAAGAAGTAAGCCTGAAAGATATTTTCGGACATTAAAAAAACAAACCGCCTGATAGTGTTATCAGGCGGTTTATTTTTTATAAATGATGAATGATAATTTATAATTCATCATTTCTCATTCTTTTACGTCATCATACAATCTCCGTCTCCATCCTGATAGTTTGGGTTAAAATTATCGGGAAGTAATTTCAGAAGATTTTTATGAAACAGATACGCTCTTGTGAAATCACGTTCGTAGATAGGGGAAAGCCCTTTTGATTGTTGTATTTCCTTGTTCAAAACAGTTTGATAAGAGGTAAAACCTTTCACTTTGTGGGTAACAATAAAGTAATTTAAAAACCGGACAACCTCATCTGCATCACCATTCGGAAAAAAGTAAGGAATTTTAAGATATCCATCACGAAGCTGCAACAAGAGACAGGCTTTAATTTTCTGATCCTGATCGAAAATTTTAATCCAGAAATATTTAAATGTATCGGCAAAACTGGAAAAAAGGTATTTTTCATCTTTTTCACCCTCCAAAACCCAGGGATGATTGATAAAAGTATTGATTTCATCTGCATCACGTCTCCCAGAAAATCCATTGATAAAAT includes:
- a CDS encoding M16 family metallopeptidase, whose protein sequence is MTDRQHKETVHTDKNQYEYITVTHDENNVRIYTLKNGLKVFLAQNFDAPRIQTFIPVRTGSNNDPADNTGLAHYLEHMMFKGTSRIGTQNWEKEKELLDQISALYEAHKAEQHPEKKKEIYKKIDEVSQEASQYAIANEYDKAISSLGASGTNAHTWFDETVYKNNIPNNELEKWLKIEKERFSEIVLRLFHTELESVYEEFNRAQDNDTRLVSSELMDALFPTHPNGQQTTLGRPEHLKNPSMKAIHKYFDEYYVPNNYAMVLVGDLDFDKTIQLIDHYFGTLPYKELPKKTPIIEQPITKVVTRTVKSPTTPRTQLAWRTESYGTREAMLVDVIANILSNRGEAGLLDLHINQTQKMLWAQAFSVGLRQYGYFSIVAVPKETQTLEEAKNMVLDEIELIKKGDFPDWMLPAIINDFKLQRMKGLETAEGLATTLYDSYIKGRTWEEELNEMDEYASFTKEDIVNFAHDFFKENYVVINKEKGVNDKLIRVDNPGITPVKINRDTQSEFLKDILADKTEDIKPEFIDYQKEIITDQRNGKKLSFVKNKYNDIAQLHFIFPLGSDNDRDLGISTQLLQYLGTDTHSPEDLKKEFFKIGISNDFKTTNNQLIISLSGLEENIEKGIALLQHWMQDVKPDQEIYNQFVGTVLENRQAIKKDKNRIITALNNYTKLGSNSRFTDVISREELESSNSEVFTDRMKKLFKYPYQVFFYGKNFENFKEYIGQYIETESLQIPEAKQYPEPATGGHVNFINYDMVQMEMSKIGKGNEVNPLHFGKINVFNEYFGRGLSSIVFQEMRESKSLAYSAYVSYAANSELKHPDYVTTYIGTQPDKLMIAVDTLNELMNELPEVPIQFENARNAALKQIASTRVTRNNIFFNTLRLQKLNIHHDFRKNIYEQIQSLEFEGIKQFYQTEVQSIHFNTAIIGKKENLDMEAVNKMGTFKEVSLKDIFGH